In the Candidatus Methanoperedens sp. genome, AGTGCCATTAATTCCCCACTTGCCACGATGTATATCTCTTTGGCGTATCCCTCGCGTATGGGCATTGCAAACCCGCCGCATACTACATCTCCGAGTACATCATAGAAGACGAAATCGAAATCCTCATTGTAGGCACCAAGTTCTTCCAGGAGTTTTATTGCTGTAATAACGCCTCTTCCCGCACAGCCAACGCCTGGTTCCGGCCCTCCAGCTTCAACACACTTTATTCCGCCGTAGCCTGTGTGACGTACAGCATCAAGATTTACGCCCCCCTGGCCATTGTCACGCAAAGTATCAAGGACAGTTGCCTGCACTTTTCCCCACAGGAGCATCCTGGTTGAGTCTGCTTTGGGGTCACATCCTATCTGCATCACACGCTTGCCAATAGAAGCAAGTGCTGCGGTAAGGTTCTGGGTCGTTGTGGACTTACCGATCCCACCTTTTCCATATATTGCTATTTGTCTCATTATTCCTCCTTGCCATGGTACCGGCAATATACTGAACACCTTATTGTATATAAAGTATTGTGTTAATATGAATAAAGTATTTATATTAATAAATATACAGTAAGTTACCGTATGCCTGCTAAAAGAAGGTAAACAAAAATAAATGAGGTGATATTCGGTGTACAAGATAGGAAATACAAGATTTGCTACATTGATAGTGGCGATCTTTTCAATAATGGTAATGCCTGCCCTGGCAGAAGAAGCAGGAATGACCAACCCGGGAGACACAGCATGGGTGCTTGTTTCTGCCGCGCTTGTTATGTTAATGACTCCTGCTGTCGGGCTTTTCTATGGCGGGATGGTCAGGAAAAAGAACGTCCTGGCTATCATCATGCAAAGCTTCATAATACTGGCAATAATAAGCATCCAGTGGGTGCTTTTCGGATACAGCCTGGCATTCGGCCCTGATGCAGGAAGAGGATTGATAGGGGGCCTTGAATGGCTTGGCCTGAATGGAGTGGGAGCAGCGCCAAACCCTGATTACGCTGCCACGATACCTGCATCGGTATTCATGATATTCCAGGCAATGTTCGCAATTATCACACCCGCATTAATAACCGGGTCTTTTGCAGACAGGATGAAATTCAGCACAATGATGGTTTTCAGCGTACTCTGGGCAACTCTTGTCTATGACCCGGTAGCACACTGGGTATGGAGTATCGGCGGATGGATACGCACACTTGGCGCTCTTGACTTTGCAGGGGGCACAGTCGTCCACATAACAGCGGGAATTTCAGCATTTGCAGCAGCGATAATCATAGGAAAGCGTCTCGGATACGGACGTGAGGACATGGCGCCACACAACGTCCCGATGACCATAATCGGCGGTGTGCTCCTGTGGTTCGGATGGTTCGGTTTCAATGCAGGAAGCGCCCTTGCTGCCAACGGGCTTGCAGCCAGCGCTTTTATCGTAACGAACACGGCTGCGGCAGCGGCAGCTCTTACCTGGACATTCATAAGCTGGACACATGGAGGAAAACCGAATGCTGTCGGGATCGTTACCGGAGGTGTCGCAGGTCTTGTGGCAATAACCCCGGGATCCGGCTTCGTGGGCGTGGTTCCTGCCATAATTATCGGCATTGGAGCAGGAATATTCTGCTATTTTGCGATGCACCTGAGGTCAAAAAAGACCCGTATCGATGATTCTCTTGACGTAATGGCATGTCACGGGGTAGGAGGTATCTGGGGAGCTCTTACAACAGGGATATTTGCTTCTGTTGCGGTCAATGCTGCTGGTGCAGACGGGCTTATTTACGGGAATCCGGGACTTGTAGTGAAGCAATTGATAGCGATCGTGGCTGTATTGACTTATTCATTTATAGTGACTGCCATTATACTCAAGGTCCTTGATGCGGCGATGGGCCTGCGGGTAAAGGATGAACATGAAGTCGAAGGGCTTGACGTTTCCCAGCATGGGGAGAAGGCATACTTGTAAGGAAGCGATGAGATGGATAAAATTCCAAACACAGTTATAAGAGAGAATATAC is a window encoding:
- the cfbC gene encoding Ni-sirohydrochlorin a,c-diamide reductive cyclase ATP-dependent reductase subunit, whose amino-acid sequence is MRQIAIYGKGGIGKSTTTQNLTAALASIGKRVMQIGCDPKADSTRMLLWGKVQATVLDTLRDNGQGGVNLDAVRHTGYGGIKCVEAGGPEPGVGCAGRGVITAIKLLEELGAYNEDFDFVFYDVLGDVVCGGFAMPIREGYAKEIYIVASGELMALYAANNICKGIVKFAENGDARLGGIICNSRNVDNELELLTEFAKKIGSHLIQFIPRDNMVQRAEINRKTVIDFDPACKQAEVYRSLAKNIIGNTNFVIPKPMAMQELEDMMVEYGIVER
- a CDS encoding ammonium transporter, coding for MTNPGDTAWVLVSAALVMLMTPAVGLFYGGMVRKKNVLAIIMQSFIILAIISIQWVLFGYSLAFGPDAGRGLIGGLEWLGLNGVGAAPNPDYAATIPASVFMIFQAMFAIITPALITGSFADRMKFSTMMVFSVLWATLVYDPVAHWVWSIGGWIRTLGALDFAGGTVVHITAGISAFAAAIIIGKRLGYGREDMAPHNVPMTIIGGVLLWFGWFGFNAGSALAANGLAASAFIVTNTAAAAAALTWTFISWTHGGKPNAVGIVTGGVAGLVAITPGSGFVGVVPAIIIGIGAGIFCYFAMHLRSKKTRIDDSLDVMACHGVGGIWGALTTGIFASVAVNAAGADGLIYGNPGLVVKQLIAIVAVLTYSFIVTAIILKVLDAAMGLRVKDEHEVEGLDVSQHGEKAYL